The nucleotide sequence GACGGGGGTCTTCAGGCCGGCAAGCAGGTTCATCGCTTCCGTGGTCTGCGCGCGCGCCGTGTAGTTTTGGTACTGCGGCAGTGCGATTGCGGCCAGGATGCCGATGATCGCCACAACGATCATCAGTTCGATCAGCGTAAAGCCGGCTTGTGCGCGGCGAGCGAGAGTACGACGGTTCATGAGAATCCTCTGTTGGGTGGTCTTAACCGGAGGCCCTCCCCCGGCTGCAAGGTTCTTTGCAGGGCGCGTGCCAGGCGGGCCGTAGGCGGGAAAGACAGCAAAAGTTCTCAGAAGCAGGTGGACTTCACAGTGTCCAGAGCACTCAATGTCGCAACATTTGACACAAAAAGAAACGGACTCGACAAAAATGTCAAATGGACGACCGTGCGCGACGACCCAGCGTTACAGACACAAGCGCCCGCATACCTGCTTCCAGCGCGGTAGTGCCCCACGCGGTTATGGCGTGGTCGCCGCAGCGGGCAAGCCAGCCGGCGCGATCGAGATGGGCGCCATCGAACATGCCACCGGCCGTAACGGGCATGAGGTGTATTCGGTTGTGCTCGAGCAGGGGGCCGCCATGCTCCCACTCAGTGCTGAAGCGCGGGACAGGGCGCTCCCCGTGGCCATCTTCGTAGTAAACAAGACCCACATCAACGAATCGGACGCGTTGCCCGAGCGATTTGGCGACCCACATGTCGAGGTCGCGGTCGCTCAGGTTCTTGATCGTGGGGGCGAGCTCCGTCGGGGCCAAGACCAACAAGTCACTGACGAGTTGATCTACGGAAACGCTGAAGAACTTGGCAAGCGCGGAAAGCTCTGAAACGCCAGGTTCTCCGTCGCCGTTTTCCCATCGAAGGACGGTGCGAGTATTGACGCCGACGGCCGCGGCCAACTGACCTTGCGTTAACTGGCGAGCATTGCGCATGCTCTTGAGGTTCGGGACTTTAGATTCGGCCATGAAAGAATGGGCAATCGCGGGGTGAGTGTGATCACTAGCAGCTGAAGGTGTTGCCGGCGCCGCGCACGCAGAAGCGGCCGTCAGTGCCTTGGAGGTTGCCGCCTGCGACCCGGTTGTAGCGGACTCCGTTCTGGCTTCCCCAGCAGCCGGAGGCATCGCACCCTACCAGCGGGCCCGGCGCCGATGCTGCGCGCTCCTGTTGCTCGCGCTCGTATTGCTGATCCGCCGGCCCGCCACCGCCGTAGTAGCCGCGTCGCGCGGACCAGTTGGGGTTGCGGTTTCTCTCCCCGCCGTAGCAGCCGCGACGAGGAGAGACGGTGTCGCAGCCCTCGGCGTCCACTGCAACGCTCGGTGGGTGCATCGGCTCGAGCTGGCCGCGCTGAGTTGGCGCGCCCATCATGGCCGGGCCGCCTACCATCCCATCGCTCGTTGGCTCCTGAATGCTCCGAGAGGCGTTCTCGATGCTCCGCATGTTCCGCTCACGCCCATAGACCTCGTTCTCCCATCGGCGGTCGGTAGCGTTAGCGCCGAGCACGCGGACAGCACTCTTTGAACCGGTGGGGCAGGGCTGATCGCTAAAGGACGTTTTCCCGGCCGCGTCCACACATCGATGGACTTGAGCCGCAGCACCTGAAGCCATGCAGATAAAGAGAGCGGCGATGGCGATCCGATGGGGCATTCATCACCTCTTGGCTAGAGAAGGGTGCCCGTCCAGACCGCGTGCCCAAGCACCTCGAAATCGAGTTCCTCGGCTTCGGCGTAGATCTTGACCTTCGGGCTGAAATTGGAATTCTCTGCGGTCGCCACGACCCCAACGCCAGGCATCTTCGTGAGCCGCTTGATCAGCAACTCGCCGTCCACTCGAAACGCAAAGAATCGACCGTTGAGGTTGCTGTTGTCGGAGGTGTTGACAAGTACGACAGCTCCGTCACGGATCTTGTCTTCGTTGCTATTGCCGACGGCTTCCACGACCACGGCGCGCCCCGCGGGGATGCCCAACTTTCGAAGAAAGTCTGCTCGAAAAGACAGCGGCGGCTTGTCCTCAACGTGATAGACGATCTGGCCGGTGCCGTTCGAGAACTTCACGTCCGCGCGGCGGACCTGCACGAACTCCTCTTCTTCATCGTCAAGCGGCCCTCGATCATCGAAGCCGGTTTCGAAGTACCGATCGGGAAGGCGGAGTTCGAGTTCGATCTTGCGCGCCGAACGTTCCCCAAAGGCAAGACGGGAATCGAGCAGCTGGGAGATTCGGCCTTCAGAAAGGTTTGCCGCGCGAGAGAACTCGAGCTGGCTGCCGTTGTACGGCGCAGCGTCAATCAGCGCTCGCAGTCGGCGCTTCCGGTGCTTGGTCATCTCGTCCATCTTTAGGAGAGCGTAAACAAGTTGACTTTAGAAAAACCTTGACCTATCGGTTTAGGTTGACCTAAAGTTCAAGCCATGCACCTCAAACCATGGCTCAACGAGAAGCGGGGCCGCGCGACGGCCCTTGCGAAACACCTAGGCGTGTCCACTGGCCGCATCACGCAGATGGCCGATGACGGTGTCCCCGACAAGTTCAAGTTGAAGGTGCGCGACTTCTCCCATGGGACCGTCACCCTCGAGGAAATGGTCCGCGCACGCACGGCCCCCGACGACTCCACCCAGCAGGCGGCCTGAGTCATGACGCACCAAGACGTAATCGACGCCCTGGAGCAGCTGGGCCGCAAACGCAGCGCTGCATATCGAGAAGAGGAGGCACGCATCGCAGTCGAGCGGACTCGGCTGCAAGCCGAGTGCGCCCGGATCGGGCACTTCTTCGCCAAGTCGCGCTGGCCGGGTGACCTGCGCGCGGTTCGTATCTGCGTCTTTTGCTGCGCGGACGAGCCGAGTCCAGCAAAGCCGGATTGAATCGTGGCGAATCAGTCCAAATCGCTCGGCCGCGTCAGAAGGCGGTTGAACGTCTCTCGCATCACTGCGAGCTGCGCGTCTTCGATCGGCTGGTTTAGCGACGACGCGTCGAACTGCTCCAAAAGGGTCGGTAGAAGCCTGTATATCCCCTCGCGGTCGGGCAGCTTGGAGATGAGGTGGTGGAGCACTGCCTCTGTCGCGTTCTGCCGTGCCATCAGCGACCGGGCGAACCGCCTGAGATCGTCGATTTCCCTCTTCGTCTGGTCGTCCATTTTGTCCGCCCCTCGCGGGGTCCAAGTTGTGGTGACTCGGATTCTGCCCCGCGAGGGCGCGGACACCTCGGAGGTCTGACCCATGTTCGACCTCATCAACCAGCTTCCCGTCGGCGTGCAGGCCCTGTTCTTCGTCGGCGGCCTGGTGATCGCCGCCTGCATCGGCGGCCTCTATCTCGATGACGTCGCACGCCGGCGCCGCGCCCGCGACGCGGCGCTGCTCGGCGTGAAGGCGCTCGAGCAGTGCAAGCGCTAGGTCACCGATATGCGCCCAGCCATCCGTGTCTTTTCTGACGTTTCCGTCGCTCGCGCTGCTTGCCAGCGGGGTGCCTCCCAAGGCATCGGCAAAGGCGTTCGGGCACGTCAGAAAGGGCATGTTTTTCGGGTTCGGCATGCCTTCAGTTTTGCCCCGCGCCAACGGGTCATTCAACAGGTAATCCCATTTGATTTCTTCATAGAGGCACCTATGGAACAGCTGCAGCTCGCGCTGCTGGGGAGGCTCGACGCGCCAAGCGTCGTGGACCCGAGATTGATCGCCAAATGCACCACCTACCGCGACGCGGTGAAGCTCTGCTGGGAGTTGCGCCGTGTGCGCAACATGACGAAGTCGCAGCTCGCCGAGCGCGCCGGCCTCTACGCGCCGCACGTCACCACCTACCTGCGCGACAGCAAGCGCCAGCGCGATCTGCCCGGCTGGGCCGTGCGCGGCTTCGAGTGGGCCTGCGGCAATACCGCCATCTCCCAGTGGCACAACGTCGGCGCGAAGCTGGCGGTGGTCGAGGAGATGTCCTTCCTGCGGGCCGCGGCATGAGCGCCAGCGGTAAGCTCCTGGCGCTGCTGCGCGCCATCCACGAGCACGCGCCGCTCGACGGCACGGGTGTCAGCTACACCCAGATGTCGGCGATCACCGGCATCCCGTACCGGCTGCTCATGGCGAAGACCTCGCACCTCAAGGCGCGCGGCCTGATCGAGCGCGCGAACCCCGACGCGCCGAATCGAGACCAGGCCTTCTTCCTCGCCACATCCGCCGGCCGCGCGCTGCTGGCACCGCCGCCGGCCGAGCCGGTGATGGGCGAAACGATGGTGGCCGCCGCGATTCGCGCGCGGCCGGCGCTCGCGACGGTGTGGGGAGCCGCGTGATGGAGTACTCGGAGTTCCTCCGCTCCAAGGTCCAGGTCGCGCAGTCGCTGGGCTTCGAGATCACCGACAGCGACGTGAACCCGCTGCTGGCGCCGTTCCAGCGAGCGACCGTGCGCTGGGCCGTGGCCGGCGGGCGCCGCGCCATCTTCAAGCGCTTCGGCCTCGGCAAGACCTTCGACCAGATCGAGATCGTGCGCATCGTGCGCAACCACGCCGGCGGCATGGGCCTGATCGTGCTGCCGCTGGGCGTGCGCCAGGAATTCCTGATCGACGCACTCAAGCTGGCCACCGGCGACGACCCGAAGTTCTCGGACGCGCAGCGCGCCGAGCTGGTCGCGTGGCAGGCCGCGGGCCCGGGCCGCGTGCCCAAGCTGAAGTTCGTGCGCTCAATCGATGAGTGCGACGACCCCGAGGGCATCTACCTCACGAACTACGAGACGGTGCGCGACGGGAAGCTGGACCCCGAGAACTTCACCGTGACCAGCCTCGACGAGGCCGACTGCCTGCGCGGCTTCGGCGGCAGCAAGACGTTCCGCGAGTTCATGGCGCTGTTCGCTGGCGATGACCGGCGCAACATGCACCGGCGCGTGCGCCGCGGCGGCGTGCCGTACCGCTTCGTGGCCACGGCGACCCCGAGCCCGAACGAGTATGTCGAGCTGCTGGCGTACTGCGCCTACCTCGGCGTGATG is from Variovorax paradoxus and encodes:
- a CDS encoding helix-turn-helix domain-containing protein; translation: MAESKVPNLKSMRNARQLTQGQLAAAVGVNTRTVLRWENGDGEPGVSELSALAKFFSVSVDQLVSDLLVLAPTELAPTIKNLSDRDLDMWVAKSLGQRVRFVDVGLVYYEDGHGERPVPRFSTEWEHGGPLLEHNRIHLMPVTAGGMFDGAHLDRAGWLARCGDHAITAWGTTALEAGMRALVSVTLGRRARSSI
- a CDS encoding DUF4124 domain-containing protein — encoded protein: MPHRIAIAALFICMASGAAAQVHRCVDAAGKTSFSDQPCPTGSKSAVRVLGANATDRRWENEVYGRERNMRSIENASRSIQEPTSDGMVGGPAMMGAPTQRGQLEPMHPPSVAVDAEGCDTVSPRRGCYGGERNRNPNWSARRGYYGGGGPADQQYEREQQERAASAPGPLVGCDASGCWGSQNGVRYNRVAGGNLQGTDGRFCVRGAGNTFSC
- a CDS encoding LexA family transcriptional regulator, with translation MDEMTKHRKRRLRALIDAAPYNGSQLEFSRAANLSEGRISQLLDSRLAFGERSARKIELELRLPDRYFETGFDDRGPLDDEEEEFVQVRRADVKFSNGTGQIVYHVEDKPPLSFRADFLRKLGIPAGRAVVVEAVGNSNEDKIRDGAVVLVNTSDNSNLNGRFFAFRVDGELLIKRLTKMPGVGVVATAENSNFSPKVKIYAEAEELDFEVLGHAVWTGTLL
- a CDS encoding XRE family transcriptional regulator, whose amino-acid sequence is MEQLQLALLGRLDAPSVVDPRLIAKCTTYRDAVKLCWELRRVRNMTKSQLAERAGLYAPHVTTYLRDSKRQRDLPGWAVRGFEWACGNTAISQWHNVGAKLAVVEEMSFLRAAA